The sequence CTTATCTGTTCTTTAGGGTTTTGAAAGCATTGCCTTTCATTATTAAGTAGGATATTAGCTGTACATTTATTTTGTTCTGTTtgttactgggaattaaaccagcagtggggtggggggtggagtgAGGGGaacggtgctctaccactgagctacctttcCAGTTCTATCTATACATTTACagctttatattattattattatttaattttaagacagtgcctcactaagttgctgaggctagcttctaACTTCAATCTTCTTCAccctcctgggttgctgggattatagacaggaGCCACTGTGTCCAATTAGCTGTAGTTtctttatacataatttcatcagATTGAGGAGGTTCCCATCTATTGATTTCTAGTTAGTTGAGCTTATTATCAGAGTATGTTGAATTTGCAAATGATTTTGCTTTGATCAAATATTTTTACCCTGTTTAGAACGTTAATATGGTGGCTTTATATTGattttcaaattttgaaattGCTTATCTCCGCACCCCCCACCTCAGACTTGGTCATGGATATTGTTCAGTTGATCCATCTAGATTTAACTTTCTGAAAGAGACACTGTAGAATCTTAATCCTTTATGAATTTGCCGGAAAGATTTTaaataagcatttattttttaaaaataattatataatttatttaagcTATCCAGTTCATTTTGGTTAAGTTTTAGTACTTCTTGTCTTTCAAGGAATTGGTTTaagcctggcacagtggtgcTTACCTGTAGTCCCAACATCTCCAGATGCTGAGGCAAGAgatttgcaaattcaaggccaacctctgcaacttaaataaacaaaaggggctgaggctatagctcagtggtagagcatccctggcttCAATACCtagtgcaaaacaaaacaaacaaaaaaaagaattggtTCATTTTACTGTGATTgtatttgttcatatttctttgtgttcttttaatgtctttaaggtttgtagTGTTATATTGGCTTCATTCCTAATATCCATAATTCTTTTGTCAATCTTGCTtgtttatcagttttatttttcttttcatttttagtactggggattcaaccagTATGAACTATGtatagccttttttattttttgagacaagttctcattaagttactgaggctggcctggaaattGTAATCcttcagtctcccaaattgctgggatcataggcaagTGCCACTGCCCCAGCTAAATTTTACTCTTTTCAAATaactgatttttaattttgttaatttttgtcTAGTGTTGGTGTTGAATTTCATCAAttcctctctgttttttttttcttccttttgcttgctttgggttttattttttacCTAAAGTTAAAGCTTATTGATTAGACCCTTTTTTCCTATTCAATAAAAGCAGTTGATGCTGTAATTTGCTGACAGGAATGTTTTAATTCCCTAACTGTGATTTGACCATTTCACCTTTCAGTGTTGTCAGTTTGATTGATGTATTTTTAAGTTGTGATATTCTGTGTCTAAATCTTTAGGATTTTCATTTTAGTCAGTCAGTTGCTTTATCATTGTATGTCCTTTATCCTTAGTAATTTTGGTTGCTCCTCAGTATACTTTATTGAATTGACATAAAAATTGTTTTATCTTCTAGTtcaatttattttgtttactgtTTTGGCTTATGTAAAATTGTGTCACAATTTGGCAATGTATAAGCAATGACATCTTACAAAAATTAATTCTATTACTGTAAAGTTCTCTATTATTATTGTCATGATCATAACAAcactgaggttaatgtggctagaATTAGTTTTGTTTAGAAATTACAGTTTCACATGAGTCCAATGAATCCTCTATTTACAATTAATCTATATTACAAGGTAATGTAAGGGGTAAGAGTATGGTAAGAACATGGCCTCTGGAGTCAGAACTGCCTGGATTTGAATCCCCCCTCCAAGTATCAAGTAAGTGACCAGAGGCAAATCATTTAGCTTCTCTGTGCTTCTACTTCATTTGTAAATTTGGACGGCCTCACTCACTTTAGAGAATTACACATGATGACTCATATAAAACATCTAGTAATAGTACCTGACAACAAAAGCTGCCATTGCCagctttaaaatattatttcagggttgggaatgtagctcagtggtagaatgcttgcctagcatgcacgatgccctgggttcaatccccagcactacaaaataaaagaataaataaaaatgactttataaaaaaaaagttagcaCAGAAATAGCTCTAAGGATAGTAGTGTGTATATCTCAATTTAGACAGCATGTTTCATAATTAGAAAAACAATcaggtaactttttaaaaaataacactattaaaggttttttaaatgtCTAATAGGAGTCAAGTGCAAAACAGTTTTTTCTTTGATCAGTAATTCCTGGCAATGTCCACATTATAAGATGTCTTATTAGTTGTAGTTAAATATTAATCATTTGAGATCATATATTGTTTCTATTGAACAATAATCACCAACTGATCCAACCAGGATTAACATAATTAGTCACTTCGCTGCTGGAATGCTAGTTAATTAGGTCGAGAGGGTTTGCACAAAACTTGGGGTGGGGGAATCACAGTCTTCGGGACAGGAGTCCCATGTTGcctgcaaagcaataaacctttttcttttttctcaaaacaaaaaaacttcaggTGGGTGGAATCTACAACCATAGCAGTGATGAATCTAAACGACAAAAGTGATTAATATTGCACAAACATCTTTTTTAATGCATATTAAACATTAACTTgtatcaaaatattacaaagtgtCAGGTAATGGCTGTACATTAAAAGAGATTTTAATTTCTGCTTTCATGTATCTTTAGTAAAAAATTTCAATATACTAAATAGAGACAGatctttatcatttttattattttattactatgctaaaataatcaaaaaaggaacAAAACCACCCAGCAAAGGATtgcatttcaataattttattgaaagGTATATTCCTTAGTACCAAACATAATGGTAGTTTGTTAGGTTACATCTGCCAACTCAAAATTAGCActgatgttttcaaaatattgaaatATCAATCTTTTGGGAAACTGAAAAGTTATCCTTGACACACCTTACAAAAGTTAAGGATAAAATAAACTGTGGttctttggtttatttttcaGTGCTTATATATCCATAACATTGTCAAAATTGGTTACAGCCTTTCTGGATAGACTCAGGCTACACACTACACTGAATCATTGCTTACAACACTTTAACATGGTATGTCTCCTTATATTCACACGCTGATCTGGAGAATAGTGAACACTACCTCAGAGATCTCATAATTAGAAGTTGCCTACGTAAGACACAATAGGGGCATTTGTGAAAGTATATTCTCTTCCTTTTAACCTATTATATCCCATCCTATATACAGGACACCTAtaaaaatgaaggagttttaTAGGGCTCCTATAAAATTCTATAGGTTTTTATAGGTGCCCTGTATATAGAATGATGGGACATAATGGGTTAAACAAAATTTTACATTAGAAGCAATGGCAGTTGTCTGCAGTAAAAACTTTGGGGAGTGCTTTACCTGGCCTAAATTTAACTTTAATAGGGTAAAGCAAGTTTTTGAAGTGTTAATTTATTTTGAGTTACTAATATAATAGAAACATTTTCTTAATGAGGCAGTAAAGTCTatgtaaaagtttttttttaattatgaatacaaacatcaCGTGTTTCTAGAAGAAATATTAAAGATAATGATTATGCCAAACTTACTAGGtctataatttttgttttatataaaatGCCTTCAAATTTAAATGTAATTCTCATATAGCATTGAACCCTCATCTCTGAATTATCTATTACTTGAATTATAGGTGCCAAGAAATCATTTACATTGCCTAGACTATTAACCCTTATCTTGCCTTAAAGTGCTTTTGTGAAATGTTCATTTTTGATGTAAATCTGATAATTTAACACTTAAATTAAGTAGGTTACCATTTCAGTACCACCTAAATACAACATATTGATCTGTACAGAAAGATCAATGTAGAAAATGAAGATTCACAGTTTACCTTCCCATGCTTATAATCACTGTTTCACATTTATGCCTTTAGCTTCATTTGAATGCTTCACAGGTGAATTTAATCTAAACATTATTTTACTACATCATACTATTAGACAGTTTTTTTAAGTCTGAGAACATTCTGCTAGGCTTTATAGCTTAAATTCATTATAACATTATGGAATCCACATCTCAGGGTTCTGGAGAAAAGGCCTCAAGAGAAGAGGTTTTTTATTGCTACAGAAATAGACCTTAagtaaacaacaaccaaaacaaaaaaatcccaaTTTAGCAGAAGTCTGCCTAATTATTACTACAAGTTAACTGTTCATTATTCTCAGATTCATAATCATATGTATATGTTAAATATTAACAtttagttttaagaggaaaaagatAAATTATTACTGTGAGTTAAGAAATTTAGATGACAAGAATATATAACATATACAGTGGccaagtttacattttttatcatCTAATTACTTCCTAGTAGTTCAACTGCTATAACAATGATACACTGGCAATTTCCCAGTGCAGAGATCATCTCCTTATATTACTCTTTCTTtaagtatgatttttttaaaaatacgggccaaattgcttttttgtttgttgttttgttttaatggatATTTTTGGTCCTCTTATCCTACGTAGGCTTGTATAACTTTAAATGAGCTAAAGCTTGGGTTATGCATACTGCAAgatgattgggggggggggtcctATTTCAGTGCTACTTTACAAATTTGGACTATCATTGAGGATGTTTTCTAAGCTGATAATTTAAATGGTCATTAAGTGAAACAAACATCAGAGGTTGGATAATTCCTTTCTCTAAGGGTGTTGCACCTTATGTGTAGTAAATGCCTTCAAATATTAGCTGACTAGATCAATGTCATTTTTCCCTCTGCTATTCCAACTCCATTTtgcttattttgaaaataatattgCAATTTTTCAATTGTAGAAGAAAATTATGTCATTGGAAAAATTCCTCTATATGAAGAATAACAACCATATTTGCCAGTTAAGGAACCGTTTCAGGAATTGTTGGAAGGTGAGTTATTTTATAGTAACTATGCTTCAGTTGCCGTGCAGTACGTCCAGAAACAATCCATTTCAACTTCTGAACATTTGGTTTGGAACACTTGTTTGATGAATATTCAGTTAAACACTTGGATACAAGCTCCTGCCAGAAGGTCAAATCTCTGCCATGTATCtgcacataaaattttaaaagttattaatgaattaaaataaagtcTTGTATTTAATTACAGTAACAAATATAGCTTACTAACGTGTGTCTTTCCTTGTCAAAAAAGATTCAAGGCTAGCTACTTAAGTTTCAAATAAACACATGACCTTTGATTTTATTTCAGGAGATAGTACAAGTGGTCAAGTTTCTTTCACAGTTGTTAATAGGATTTAAGCTATGACCTTGACATACCTTGGAATGTTTCTGAAGACATTCTACTCCTTCTGTTAACTCTACACAGTTCTGTGCTTGAATCTCCAAAGCTATGATGGACAAAGCCAACACAGAAGgctgaaaagaaataaatataatgtAAATGTCAAATATAAAAACAGATCTACATACATGTTTactctttataaaatatttacctTTGCTTTAGAAAATATGATCCTGCAATGACATGCCTTAAGTTGAGCTTCCAGTCTTTCAAAATTAAGGCTATTTctcctttaaaaagaaaatggaagtgaTATTATTATGTCTAGTCaggaacaattttttaaaaaatattgaaatctgtttttaaaaacaaCACGCACATTTCTCATAGGAAGTCATTTGAAGTAAAGGAAATTTCCCTTTTAATCAGAGACATTAAGTTCTTAACCTGAGTTTTAAATGGTttgaaccaaaaataaataaaatgaacagaATCTTGCCACAAATATcaagatttattttcattttaatctaTTTCTGTACCTATTAATGTTCTTTTCCTATAAATCTGTATTAGGTGTTGCACTGTTACAAATATTGATTTTATGCAATATATAGACAATATCATTCAAATTTCAAAAGTTCATATGTTCAAAACAAAGGGCACATACCTTTCAAATGGCAAGTTCTCTTGAATGAGTGAGTAATAGAGTTGCAGAAATTGAAAGGCAGTAGTAGCTTTAACTTTCCAACACACCTTCTCCAATACAATCTTTTCCATTCTCATCAGGTCTGAAACCGTGAATCTATATTGACTTATGCGGATCAAGTCAGTTGCCAATGGGacattcctttcttcttctacTGATTTTACAGCCAAATAAAAGCAGCTCAGTCCAACACACCCAAGGTGCTTGGGCTGtacctaaaaacaaaaaacaagcccATGCGCCTATCATATTTCAATTAATATAGAATAAAGGATAATATAGAACTCAGACTCATCATTATGAGTCATTATACCTAAAATGTAGCCTGTCAACACTACGTACCCCTCTTGGAACTATTTTTTGACCAATATAACTAGTTTTCAGTACAATGTGTGGCTTCAGCATAACAaaattctgacttttttttttaatcattgtgAACTTCAAGCAAACACTGTGTTCTAATTTGACCAAATTAACTGGTCAATGACTTAACACAAGTACTCAAACATGTTATAGCTTATACACAATTTTCCTTACAGGatgttatattttttttcacactGTTTTTGCAGTAatcaaaaatattctaaaaatactactataacacataccatttacTTTGCCTATAAATTTCAATCTACAACAAATCCTTTTTATGTATTTGTCATTTTCTAGATGTCTACAGTGTGAAACTGTAAGGTTTTAATCAATATCTCTGTTCTCACaacatttttgaaaaaatttttaatttttaaatttttctcttataaGCCTTTAACAGTAAATGTACACTTCTTTTAAAGCATAATTAATTTTCTTATTATGACTTCTCCTATGATGATTATCTGTAGAAACATTCCCACATAAAACTATTATATTTGAAGGACAGCTCTATACTCTTCATTTTGTGAAACACAGATTCACAAAATTCACATGGTGTCTAAAGAGTTGTTTAATAAGTTTTTGAACCATTCAGTTCAACAAATACTGAATTCTTTCTATACATGATGCATTATGTTAGCTACTAAAGACTAAAATGTGAGTTTCATTCTAATTTTGACATTATCCAGTGATCTTGTGGGTACAGGGAAGGCAGATGTACTTTTAACAGTTAAGCTTTTAAGCTTGAAAGCTACACGGATGTCTTACAGAGAAATAACTATATACCCATACTCCTGGAAAATGATACTTCTTGAAACTGAAATAGTTAAAACAATTAGAATTTGTTATGATTAGTAGAGAAATATATTCTCATTCTTAACCATAATCTAGCATTCTGCCTTTAACAAACTtcgttaaatttaaaaaacaactgtGCATACAGTATCACTGTTCACACTAgccaagctatggagccaacctaggttaaatgaatgaaactggagactTATCTtgttatgtgaaataagccagtcctcaAAAGTCAAaggtagaatgttttctctgatatgtggaagctaatcaAAAAAATGGGGGCGGGGGTGTTGGggggagatttttaaaaaaaaaaaaaaaagaatagaagaaagatcagtggagtagacaaagggaaataagggaagggaggagggtgggacaaggaaagatagtggaatgaatctgacctaactttcctatgtacatatatgaatacactacagtgaatctcaccatcatgtacattcgcaacacactaatttaaaaaaactataaatagcagaaagaccagtagagaaTAGGGAACAGATGGGGAGAAGAGGAGgtgaaggggaaatactggggactgaatgagAATAAATTAtagtccatgcttttataattatgtaaaaataaatccTATTGTAATGTATAACTAAcccccccctgcaaaaaaaaaaaacaaaaaaaaacaaaaaaaaacaactgtaaataaatggaaatattcaacctgtcaatttttaaaaacatccaaGTTTCCACCTGGAAGACTGCAATTATTTGATATTGGGCTATTTTCCATCTCAGAATATAACTAATAAATGATACATTATTCTTGATTATGATAAGGAAGCATCTAATACAGTAGTGCACAAAATTcctatagtgttttggttatttgCTGAATATACAAAAGTTTATGAGTATCAGGCAGAAGCTAGCAACTACATCTCTAACACAATGaacaaaaattaagaaatattcaGGGTAATATAGCTTAAACATACCTTCATTTTAGACAGAAATCTGTCCAGCAAATTCACAGCTAGAGAAAATGTCTCCGTGTCGAAGCCAAAGAACTGAGTTAGACTAAGAAGATCTTTTACTTCAAAGTCCCTTAGTCTTGCAGTCATTCTGAGGCCATTATCGTGTGCAGACTCAATTAGCCTCAAGCCACAGACCTTTGGCTGACATCTAGACTCCTGTTCCAACAGGGTATTCAGCTGGTGTAGCAGTTTCTGAGAGTCAGTTGTTGTCAGTACCTCTATCATCTATATATAGAACAAATCCCAGTTAGGAGTAAGAGTAGCTCTTTCTGCTTTCCTTGGCTATCTTTGCATTGTGCAAAGAGATGTTCTATAGTAAATATCTTACCTCTCTCAATGGGGCTAGGGAATCTAAATCATTGCAAAGCGCTGTTACATTCCCCCTGCCCCCTTCTACAAGTTGGTCACATTGTAAATTCTGAGTTTCTAGAACACAAGaactatacattttttaaaaatgtaagtttTCAAGAAATATTGTGCAAGTTGCTTACTGACAATGGATAACAAAAGAACAGACATTGTAAGGCAGGATACCAAAACTTTGGGATCGAACAGTAGCATGTATTGTGCCTCGTATTAACAAT is a genomic window of Callospermophilus lateralis isolate mCalLat2 chromosome 5, mCalLat2.hap1, whole genome shotgun sequence containing:
- the Ccng1 gene encoding cyclin-G1 gives rise to the protein MIEVLTTTDSQKLLHQLNTLLEQESRCQPKVCGLRLIESAHDNGLRMTARLRDFEVKDLLSLTQFFGFDTETFSLAVNLLDRFLSKMKVQPKHLGCVGLSCFYLAVKSVEEERNVPLATDLIRISQYRFTVSDLMRMEKIVLEKVCWKVKATTAFQFLQLYYSLIQENLPFERRNSLNFERLEAQLKACHCRIIFSKAKPSVLALSIIALEIQAQNCVELTEGVECLQKHSKIHGRDLTFWQELVSKCLTEYSSNKCSKPNVQKLKWIVSGRTARQLKHSYYKITHLPTIPETVP